Proteins encoded together in one Papaver somniferum cultivar HN1 unplaced genomic scaffold, ASM357369v1 unplaced-scaffold_117, whole genome shotgun sequence window:
- the LOC113330056 gene encoding copper transporter 1-like: MDHDGMNHGGMQMNNESIGMSKKNPMMMHMSFYWGDYATVLFNDWPGNSTGMYILSLVMVFVLSLLVERLGNCSIVKADSAHVAAGIVRSIVHTVRVGLAYLVMLAVMSFNGGIFIAAVLGHGLGYFAFGSQVFIKTDNKNKTTPDSVCAA; encoded by the coding sequence ATGGACCATGATGGTATGAACCATGGGGGTATGCAAATGAATAATGAATCAATAGGTATGAGCAAGAAGAATCCGATGATGATGCATATGTCATTTTACTGGGGTGATTATGCAACAGTTTTATTCAATGATTGGCCAGGGAATAGTACTGGTATGTATATTTTGTCTTTggttatggtgtttgtgttgtcTTTGCTTGTAGAAAGGCTTGGTAATTGTTCAATCGTTAAAGCTGATTCTGCTCATGTTGCTGCTGGAATTGTAAGGAGTATAGTTCATACAGTTAGGGTTGGATTAGCTTACTTGGTTATGCTTGCTGTTATGTCTTTTAATGGTGGTATTTTCATTGCTGCTGTTCTTGGGCATGGTTTAGGGTATTTTGCATTTGGATCACAGGTTTTTATCAAGACTGATAATAAGAATAAAACTACTCCTGATTCGGTTTGTGCAGCATGA